A window from Candidatus Margulisiibacteriota bacterium encodes these proteins:
- a CDS encoding shikimate kinase: protein MNIVLIGFMGAGKTAVGRQLAQDLGYNYLDTDELIEQTEKRSVAEIFAKEGEAHFRDLETEVLQTLQDYDGFVLATGGGMVLRPDNVALLQALGPVVLLWADPATIHQRIKSETHRPLLKVADPLAEIERRLGEREPYYRQAAETTVNTPGKEPAEIAEEIKEWLKSK from the coding sequence ATGAACATCGTACTGATCGGATTTATGGGGGCCGGCAAGACCGCGGTCGGCCGGCAATTGGCGCAGGATCTGGGTTATAATTACCTGGATACCGACGAGCTGATCGAGCAGACCGAAAAGCGGAGCGTCGCGGAGATCTTCGCCAAGGAAGGCGAGGCGCATTTCCGCGACCTGGAGACGGAGGTCTTGCAGACGCTCCAGGATTACGACGGCTTTGTCCTGGCGACCGGCGGCGGGATGGTGCTCCGGCCGGACAACGTCGCGCTCCTCCAGGCACTCGGCCCGGTTGTCCTGCTCTGGGCGGATCCGGCGACGATCCACCAGCGGATCAAGAGCGAGACGCACCGGCCGTTATTGAAAGTTGCCGACCCGCTGGCGGAGATCGAGCGGCGGCTGGGGGAAAGGGAGCCGTACTACCGCCAGGCGGCCGAGACGACGGTTAATACGCCGGGCAAAGAACCGGCGGAAATAGCAGAGGAAATAAAAGAATGGCTAAAGTCAAAGTAG
- the aroB gene encoding 3-dehydroquinate synthase, giving the protein MAKVKVDLKERGYEIQIGSGTLAELGKYLQEAKLGRDVFIITDPLVNDLYGDTVRRGIKAKCKTIEVQRGERYKNLREAAKLYDTLVKMSAHRDSLIIGLGGGVIGDLAGFIAATYMRGISYLPVPTTLLAQVDAAIGGKTGVNHPKGKNLIGCFYQPKGVYIDVATLATLPARELRTGLAEVVKYGVIEDADFFKFLEANAHHLNTKAFENEESKQAALKLWQTIVLEAVKVKAKIVEKDEKEKSLRMVLNYGHTIGHAVESLTRYRAYNHGEAVGIGMLAAALIANKMRMLDNEGVQRLKGLLEKLELPTRLDGLPAKKLIAYLGMDKKVKAGKVNFVLPEKLGRVVIRNDVPAGVIKQALAELGAA; this is encoded by the coding sequence ATGGCTAAAGTCAAAGTAGACCTGAAAGAGCGCGGTTACGAGATCCAGATCGGCTCCGGCACGCTGGCCGAGCTGGGGAAATATCTCCAGGAGGCGAAGCTGGGGCGGGACGTCTTTATCATCACCGATCCGCTGGTCAACGACCTGTACGGCGACACCGTGCGCCGGGGGATCAAGGCGAAGTGCAAGACGATCGAGGTCCAGCGCGGCGAGCGGTACAAGAACCTGCGCGAAGCGGCCAAGCTCTACGACACGCTGGTGAAAATGAGCGCCCACCGCGATTCCCTGATCATCGGGCTGGGGGGCGGCGTGATCGGCGACCTGGCCGGTTTCATCGCCGCGACCTACATGCGCGGGATCAGCTACCTGCCGGTGCCGACGACGCTGCTCGCCCAGGTCGACGCGGCGATCGGCGGCAAGACAGGCGTCAACCACCCGAAGGGGAAGAACCTGATCGGCTGCTTCTACCAGCCGAAGGGGGTCTACATCGACGTCGCCACGCTGGCCACGCTGCCGGCGCGCGAGCTGCGGACCGGCCTGGCGGAAGTGGTCAAGTACGGCGTGATCGAGGACGCCGACTTCTTCAAGTTCCTGGAAGCGAACGCCCACCACCTGAACACCAAGGCGTTCGAGAACGAGGAGAGCAAGCAGGCGGCGCTCAAGCTCTGGCAAACGATCGTCCTGGAGGCGGTCAAGGTCAAGGCGAAGATCGTGGAGAAGGACGAGAAGGAGAAAAGCCTGCGGATGGTCCTCAACTACGGCCACACGATCGGCCACGCCGTCGAATCGCTGACCCGCTACCGGGCCTACAACCACGGCGAAGCGGTGGGGATCGGCATGCTGGCGGCGGCGCTGATCGCCAATAAGATGCGGATGCTCGACAACGAAGGGGTGCAGCGGCTCAAGGGCTTGTTGGAGAAACTGGAACTGCCGACGCGGCTCGACGGGCTGCCGGCCAAGAAACTGATCGCTTACCTGGGGATGGACAAGAAGGTCAAGGCCGGCAAGGTCAACTTTGTCCTGCCGGAAAAGCTCGGCCGCGTCGTGATCCGCAACGACGTGCCGGCCGGCGTCATCAAGCAGGCGCTGGCGGAACTGGGGGCGGCATGA
- the tyrS gene encoding tyrosine--tRNA ligase, translated as MSDLELIKRGASELIPEEELSAKLQKGRPLKIKWGADPSAPDIHLGHTVILNKLRQFQDLGHEVIFIIGDFTARIGDPTGKSETRKPLTEEEVAKNAKTYQDQVFRILDPQKTKVVYNSHWLKKLTIEDTIRLAGKYTVARMLERDDFMNRFEKERPISIHEFLYPLIQGYDSVEVKADVEVGGTDQKFNMLVGRELQREFNEEPQVILTLPLLEGTDGVQKMSKSLGNYIGITEPPAQIFGKTMSISDPLMHRYYELLTDKPLAEVKALHPKEAKKQLARILVARFYSEREALAAEAEFENVFKSGGKPQDRKEVRLPKRDSWGIIDVVVSTGCADSKSEAKRLLDQKGVSLDDSFVSDNTLLVDQTKQHELKVGKRRFVRIVFE; from the coding sequence ATGAGCGATCTGGAGCTGATCAAGCGCGGCGCCAGCGAGCTGATCCCGGAAGAAGAGCTGTCGGCCAAGCTGCAGAAGGGGCGGCCGCTGAAGATCAAGTGGGGGGCGGACCCGTCAGCCCCCGATATCCACCTCGGCCACACCGTTATCCTGAACAAGCTCCGGCAGTTCCAGGATTTGGGCCACGAGGTCATTTTCATTATCGGCGATTTTACCGCCCGGATCGGCGATCCGACCGGTAAATCGGAGACCCGCAAACCGTTGACCGAGGAAGAAGTGGCCAAGAACGCGAAAACTTACCAGGACCAGGTATTCAGGATACTCGACCCGCAGAAGACGAAGGTCGTCTATAACAGCCACTGGCTCAAGAAGCTGACGATCGAGGATACGATCAGGTTGGCCGGTAAATACACGGTGGCCCGGATGCTGGAGCGCGACGATTTCATGAACCGTTTCGAGAAAGAACGGCCGATCTCGATCCACGAATTCCTTTATCCGCTGATCCAGGGGTACGATTCGGTGGAGGTCAAGGCGGACGTCGAGGTCGGCGGGACCGACCAGAAGTTCAATATGCTCGTCGGCCGGGAGCTCCAGCGGGAGTTTAACGAGGAGCCGCAGGTCATCCTGACCCTTCCCCTGCTGGAGGGGACCGACGGGGTCCAGAAGATGAGCAAGTCGCTCGGTAATTATATCGGGATCACCGAGCCGCCGGCCCAGATCTTCGGCAAGACGATGTCGATCTCCGATCCGCTGATGCACCGCTATTACGAGCTGCTGACCGATAAGCCGTTGGCCGAGGTCAAGGCGCTGCACCCGAAAGAGGCGAAGAAGCAGCTGGCGCGCATTTTAGTCGCCCGGTTCTATTCGGAGCGGGAAGCGCTCGCGGCCGAAGCGGAGTTCGAAAATGTCTTTAAGTCCGGGGGAAAACCCCAGGATAGAAAAGAAGTCAGATTACCAAAAAGGGATAGTTGGGGGATAATTGATGTTGTGGTTTCGACCGGATGTGCTGATTCAAAATCGGAAGCGAAACGTTTATTAGATCAAAAAGGGGTTTCGCTTGATGATTCGTTTGTCAGCGACAATACTCTGCTCGTTGACCAAACAAAACAACACGAGTTAAAAGTCGGGAAACGCCGTTTTGTCCGTATCGTATTTGAATGA
- a CDS encoding glycosyltransferase family 2 protein produces the protein MIAVRQLEVVVPAYNEAAGITPAVEHVIGAILDRVEHSRLIVVNDGSRDATGEILRGLTAKYPLQLKVINQANKGHGPALYHGIEESEAPWLLLLDADEQIDLGSFPAFWAERESADLIIGRRVDRQDPPVRLAISRVLQWIIRLFLGTALLDANVPFKLVRRTLWLEARQYIGPEALVPSAMLAVAAKKLGYRVKEIPVRHAPRRSGEVKLRKWRLFVFSARAFGELLAFSRRLSEHG, from the coding sequence ATGATCGCAGTGCGCCAGCTTGAAGTTGTTGTCCCCGCATATAACGAAGCTGCCGGCATTACTCCCGCGGTCGAACACGTTATCGGCGCCATTTTGGACCGGGTCGAGCATAGCCGGCTGATCGTCGTCAACGACGGGAGTCGCGACGCGACCGGAGAGATCCTCCGGGGCTTGACCGCTAAATACCCCCTCCAGCTCAAGGTCATTAACCAGGCGAATAAAGGGCATGGGCCGGCGCTCTACCACGGGATCGAAGAGAGCGAGGCCCCCTGGCTGCTGCTGCTCGACGCCGACGAGCAGATCGACCTCGGTTCGTTCCCGGCATTTTGGGCGGAGCGGGAGAGCGCCGACCTGATCATCGGCCGGCGCGTCGACCGGCAAGACCCGCCGGTCCGCCTGGCGATCTCCCGCGTCCTCCAGTGGATCATCCGCCTGTTCCTCGGCACCGCTCTGTTGGACGCCAACGTCCCGTTCAAGCTGGTCCGGCGAACGCTCTGGCTGGAAGCGCGGCAATATATCGGGCCGGAGGCGCTGGTCCCGTCGGCCATGCTGGCGGTGGCGGCCAAGAAGCTCGGCTACCGGGTCAAGGAGATCCCCGTCCGTCACGCACCGCGGCGGAGCGGCGAAGTTAAGCTCCGTAAATGGCGCCTGTTCGTCTTTTCCGCCCGGGCATTTGGCGAGCTGCTGGCCTTTAGCCGGCGATTGAGCGAACATGGATAA
- the glf gene encoding UDP-galactopyranose mutase: MDKCDYLVVGLGFAGAVLAERLAAAGKKVIAIDQRDHLGGNSFDQPGADGILVHKYGPHIFHTNSRVVWEYLARFTDWQPYEHKVKAQVAGRLVTLPVNLNTVDELFDHREANEITSALIGRFGAGKRVPILELRRATEPLIRQLADRVYEQLFLHYTVKQWGMTPEEISPQVTARVPVWTDRDDRYFRDAFQGMPAAGYGELFRRLLDRPNLEVRLKTPFKAVREKVSWKKLIYTGPIDEFFSYCFGRLPYRSLEFKPETVNQEFFQPVAVVNYPGPEPFTRITEFKRLTGQKAPRTVISREYPKAFTGEGDIPYYPVPLKENHDRFFQYEEIAAKQPEVLFLGRLGQYRYINMDEAVAQSLQLSLDIY; encoded by the coding sequence ATGGATAAATGCGATTACCTGGTGGTCGGCCTCGGTTTTGCCGGCGCGGTGCTGGCGGAGCGGCTGGCGGCGGCCGGCAAGAAAGTGATCGCGATCGACCAGCGCGACCACCTCGGCGGCAACAGCTTCGACCAGCCGGGCGCCGACGGGATCCTGGTCCATAAATACGGCCCGCACATCTTTCACACCAATTCCCGGGTCGTCTGGGAATACCTGGCCCGCTTTACCGACTGGCAGCCGTACGAACACAAGGTCAAGGCGCAGGTCGCGGGCCGCCTGGTCACTTTACCGGTCAACCTGAACACGGTCGACGAACTGTTCGACCACCGCGAAGCGAACGAGATCACTTCGGCGCTGATCGGCCGGTTCGGCGCCGGCAAACGGGTGCCGATCTTGGAGCTGCGCCGGGCGACCGAGCCGCTTATCCGCCAGCTGGCGGACCGGGTCTACGAGCAACTGTTCCTGCACTATACCGTGAAGCAGTGGGGGATGACGCCGGAAGAGATCAGCCCGCAGGTCACCGCCCGGGTCCCGGTCTGGACCGACCGCGACGACCGCTATTTCCGCGACGCTTTCCAGGGGATGCCGGCCGCCGGCTACGGCGAACTTTTCCGGCGGCTGCTCGACCGGCCGAACCTCGAGGTCCGGCTGAAGACCCCGTTCAAGGCGGTCAGGGAGAAAGTCAGCTGGAAAAAGCTGATCTACACCGGGCCGATCGACGAGTTTTTCAGCTACTGCTTCGGCCGCCTGCCGTACCGGTCGCTGGAATTCAAGCCGGAGACCGTCAACCAGGAGTTCTTCCAGCCGGTCGCGGTCGTCAATTACCCCGGACCGGAGCCGTTCACCCGGATCACCGAGTTCAAACGGCTGACCGGACAGAAAGCCCCGCGGACCGTGATCAGCCGGGAATACCCGAAAGCGTTCACGGGGGAAGGGGATATCCCGTACTACCCGGTGCCACTGAAGGAGAACCACGACCGCTTTTTCCAGTACGAGGAGATCGCGGCCAAGCAGCCGGAAGTGCTCTTCCTCGGCCGGTTGGGCCAGTACCGCTACATTAATATGGACGAAGCGGTGGCCCAGTCGCTCCAGCTGTCGCTGGACATCTATTAA
- a CDS encoding winged helix-turn-helix transcriptional regulator, translating into MVDENELKIIEEIARRKDLTQRELSVRTKLSLGAVNVILKRLGKRGLVKTTNLTPKKVEYLITPKGFAEKAQKSYKYILKTVDLVKQVKAEIARIVLEEFNRGQKKFVVLGDDDLADIIELALKGFDYRRVREIGEVKERDALLLIGSAAARTNGFRAINVGERLGEAYWGVG; encoded by the coding sequence ATGGTCGATGAGAACGAACTGAAGATCATCGAAGAGATCGCCCGCCGGAAAGACCTGACCCAGCGGGAGCTGTCGGTCAGGACCAAGCTCTCGCTTGGCGCGGTCAACGTCATCCTCAAGCGGCTCGGCAAGCGCGGCCTGGTCAAGACGACGAATCTCACCCCGAAAAAAGTCGAATACCTGATCACCCCGAAAGGCTTTGCGGAAAAGGCCCAAAAGTCGTACAAATATATCCTGAAGACGGTCGACCTGGTCAAGCAGGTCAAAGCGGAGATCGCCCGGATCGTCCTCGAAGAGTTCAACCGGGGGCAGAAGAAGTTCGTCGTCCTGGGCGACGACGACCTGGCCGACATCATCGAGCTGGCCCTCAAAGGGTTCGATTACCGGCGGGTGCGCGAGATCGGCGAGGTCAAGGAGCGCGACGCCTTGCTCCTGATCGGCTCGGCGGCCGCCCGGACCAACGGCTTCCGCGCCATCAACGTCGGCGAGCGGCTCGGCGAAGCCTACTGGGGGGTCGGATGA
- a CDS encoding flippase, whose protein sequence is MKEKATGRIARNFSSLVFGDLVSRGLNFFALIYLARVLGAAAFGLLNYAQAFQAYLILLVDSGLSLFGTREIARQREQAAVISLNIFAIRLVIAAVVFAGAVAVLFLLPMAPEMRWLFIGSFLFLFARALNADWVFQGLERMDLIAVGKIATSLLLFGLIIFLVHSSRELVVVPFITAGVGSAVALVLIVLLFRRFTRTSQPRLSLATWWDYLLEALPLGASAIMIQIYYNLDTIMLGLMDKPEVVGYYNAAYKLFFIVLGFLMLWQSAAFPLVSHRFANDRAAVKRFLEKYARLSLLAFLPLTTLFCLLAPQLVKLFYGAAYAPAIVPLQILIWNVVAIIYSGMFGTLVMVPMGRGKEFLLGVAAGAFANLVLNLILIPPLSMIGASWATLLTELLVGGIMIYFTYRQIYIDVLNRCWVPVVATAGGLAAFLLVTAFWPALPGVILAAAAFGVVYALELFAFGEVPFLAGFVTELIGEKHAS, encoded by the coding sequence ATGAAGGAAAAAGCGACCGGGCGGATCGCGCGCAATTTCTCCTCGCTCGTCTTCGGCGACCTGGTCAGCCGGGGTCTGAACTTCTTCGCTTTGATCTACCTGGCCCGGGTGCTCGGCGCGGCGGCGTTCGGCCTGCTCAATTACGCGCAGGCTTTTCAGGCGTATCTGATCCTCTTGGTCGACTCCGGGCTGTCGCTCTTCGGCACGCGCGAGATCGCCAGGCAACGGGAACAGGCGGCGGTTATTTCGCTCAATATCTTCGCGATCCGGCTGGTGATCGCCGCGGTGGTCTTTGCCGGCGCGGTCGCCGTCCTTTTCCTCCTGCCCATGGCCCCGGAAATGCGCTGGCTGTTCATTGGTTCGTTCCTCTTTCTCTTTGCCCGGGCGCTCAACGCCGACTGGGTCTTCCAGGGGCTGGAGCGGATGGACCTGATCGCCGTCGGCAAGATCGCAACGTCGCTCCTCCTGTTCGGCCTGATCATTTTCCTGGTCCACTCCAGCCGCGAGCTGGTCGTGGTCCCGTTCATCACCGCCGGGGTGGGGAGCGCGGTGGCGCTGGTCCTGATCGTTCTCCTGTTCCGGCGGTTTACCCGGACTTCACAGCCCCGGCTCTCGCTCGCGACCTGGTGGGATTACCTTTTGGAAGCGCTGCCGCTCGGCGCTTCGGCGATCATGATCCAGATCTATTATAACCTCGACACGATTATGCTCGGTTTGATGGATAAGCCGGAAGTGGTCGGTTATTACAACGCCGCTTACAAGCTCTTCTTTATCGTCCTCGGCTTTCTAATGCTCTGGCAGTCGGCCGCCTTTCCCCTGGTCAGCCACCGCTTCGCCAACGACCGGGCGGCGGTCAAGCGATTCCTGGAAAAATACGCCCGCCTGAGCCTGTTGGCGTTCCTGCCGCTGACGACCCTTTTCTGCCTGCTGGCGCCGCAGCTGGTCAAGCTCTTCTACGGGGCGGCCTACGCCCCGGCGATCGTCCCGCTGCAGATCTTGATCTGGAACGTGGTGGCGATCATCTATTCCGGCATGTTCGGCACGCTGGTCATGGTCCCGATGGGGCGGGGGAAAGAATTCCTGCTCGGGGTCGCCGCCGGGGCGTTCGCCAATCTGGTCCTGAACCTGATCCTGATCCCGCCGCTCAGCATGATCGGGGCGTCGTGGGCGACGCTGTTGACCGAACTGCTGGTCGGCGGCATCATGATCTATTTTACCTACCGGCAGATCTATATCGACGTGCTCAACCGCTGCTGGGTGCCGGTCGTTGCCACGGCGGGCGGCCTGGCCGCTTTCCTGCTGGTGACCGCGTTCTGGCCGGCGCTGCCGGGCGTCATTCTGGCGGCCGCCGCTTTTGGCGTTGTCTACGCGCTCGAACTGTTCGCATTTGGCGAAGTCCCGTTCCTGGCCGGTTTCGTCACCGAGCTGATCGGAGAGAAGCATGCAAGCTAA
- a CDS encoding NAD-dependent epimerase/dehydratase family protein — translation MMSGKKNVLVCGAGGFIGSHLVKKLKAEGCWVRGVDLKYPEFWETAADDFVKGDLRSVELCRGVTDRPFDEVYQLAADMGGAGFVFTGENDADIMHNSAMINLNMLEASRLAGVKKIFYSSSACIYPEYNQNDPDNPKCSEDSAYPAAPDSEYGWEKLFSERLYFAFQRNYHLAVRVARFHNIFGPYGTWDGGREKAPAALCRKIAAAKAGGEIEIWGDGKQTRSFLYVSECLEGIGRLLAADFSGPVNIGSEEMVTINQLAEMIMAIAGKKVTIKHIPGPQGVRGRKSDNHLISEKLGWAPSRPLREGLEKTYQWISEQVARQGAKR, via the coding sequence ATGATGAGCGGAAAAAAGAATGTTTTGGTTTGCGGGGCGGGCGGTTTTATCGGGAGCCACCTGGTGAAGAAGCTGAAAGCGGAAGGGTGCTGGGTCCGGGGGGTCGACCTGAAATATCCGGAGTTCTGGGAGACGGCCGCCGATGATTTTGTCAAAGGCGACCTGCGGAGCGTGGAGCTCTGCCGCGGCGTCACCGACCGGCCGTTCGACGAGGTTTACCAGCTGGCGGCCGACATGGGCGGGGCCGGCTTCGTTTTTACCGGCGAGAACGACGCCGACATCATGCATAACTCCGCGATGATCAACCTGAACATGCTGGAAGCGAGCCGCCTGGCCGGCGTCAAAAAGATCTTCTATTCTTCCTCGGCCTGCATCTATCCGGAATACAACCAGAACGACCCGGACAACCCGAAATGCTCGGAAGACTCCGCCTATCCGGCGGCGCCCGACAGCGAGTACGGCTGGGAAAAACTGTTCAGCGAGCGGCTCTATTTCGCTTTCCAGCGGAATTATCATCTGGCGGTGCGGGTCGCCCGGTTCCACAACATCTTCGGCCCTTACGGCACCTGGGACGGCGGCCGGGAAAAAGCGCCGGCGGCGCTCTGCCGCAAGATCGCGGCGGCCAAGGCGGGCGGGGAGATCGAGATCTGGGGCGACGGCAAGCAGACCCGCTCTTTCCTCTATGTTAGCGAGTGCCTGGAAGGGATCGGGCGCCTGCTCGCGGCGGATTTCAGCGGCCCGGTCAACATCGGCTCGGAAGAGATGGTCACCATCAACCAGCTGGCGGAGATGATCATGGCGATCGCGGGGAAGAAAGTGACGATCAAGCATATCCCCGGTCCGCAGGGGGTCAGGGGGAGGAAGTCTGACAACCACCTGATCAGCGAGAAGCTCGGCTGGGCGCCTTCCCGGCCGCTCCGCGAGGGATTGGAAAAGACCTACCAGTGGATCAGCGAGCAGGTGGCGCGGCAGGGGGCGAAGCGATGA